One Chlamydiales bacterium genomic window, ACAATTGCCACTGTTTGTTTATTTTGTCTAAATTGACTAAGAATTGGTAAAAGTTTTGTTGAAGAAGTAATAAACCATGGAGGACGTGCATTTTCTCGTATGAAATGATGATCTGATAAACTGACAAAATCTCTTGGAATCGCAATGGCTACAATGTTAGAGCGGCTTTTATGAAATAGGGGAATATATTTTTGAGTTAATCCAGGTAGTCGAGAATATAGATCGGAGATTTTTGTATTTAAATGAATCATTTGCACTTGTTTGAGAGGTGTCATGACGTGTGCAGCAGTTTTATGACGAAGGGAAAAAATATTAGAGACAACAATATTTAACTCACTTTCTTCTTGGTGGCTTTCAAAGACTTTCTGGAGTTCCTCACGACTCAAAAAAAAGTCAAAATTCTCTTCCTTTTTGCCAAAGAAGAGATGAATCAGGCGGGTAATAAGTCCAATCATCCAGATCAATGGTGCAAAGAGGCGATGTGTCGCGTAGACAATAGGAATCCCTAGCATAATGACATGTTCAGAAAAACGTCTGGCAGCAAAGATAGGAGCAAGTTCAGCAAAAATCACAACTAAAAAAATTTGGGTAATAGGTGCAAAGTCAGGATTAAGGCCAATCATTCGATAAAAATCACGCGCACTTTGAGAACCAATTTGTAGAGCAATATTCACTCCTAGCATGATTGTCCCAAACAAACGCGAGGGTTTCTGAAGAATATACTGAAGCCAAATAGCCCGTTTAATTCCTTGATTAACATAATATTGAAGCCGAACTCGATTAAAGGATACGATAGCCATTTCAAGCATAGAATAAAACCCTTGCACAGCAATGCAAAATAAGGTAACGAATAGCCAAATGAGACCATTATTCATTTTTTAACCGCCGGACATAAATTCTTCTTACTCTATTAGGATCGGCAGCTAAAACTTGAAATAGAAATCCTTGTGATTGATACTTTGTTCCACTTTTAGGAATATCTCCTAATTTTTCAGTTAACCATCCCCCTAGTGTAACAGTATTATTTTCACTTGTCAGTTTAACACGAAATAGCTCCTCAAATTCGCTTAATTCGAATTTTCCACTTGTGATAATCACATTACTGCCTGCTATCGTGTAGCGAGTTTTTTCATCTCTACTATCGGTAATTTCACCTACTACAATTTCATACAAATCTTCTTGAGTGATAATTCCAGAAATTGATCCATATTCGTCGACAACAATTCCAATGGTCACGTCATGGTAAAAAAATTGATGGAGGAGTGTTCGAGCTAAAATTGTCTCAGGTACATAGTAGGGTTTTGTTAAAAAAGGAATGAGGTTTTTGCCTGTTGACATGTTTTTGCGGTAGAGAAAAAATTTTTTTGCTCCAATAATTCCAACCATATTTTGTAAATCACCGTCACAAACAGGTACACGAGTGCATTCTTTATCAATAAATAGAGAAATGAGTTTGTTAATCGGATCAGAAATATTATAATAAAGAATTTCATCACGTGGATGCATCCGTTCTTTGACTGTATATTCAGTAAGAGAGAGATATCCTCCAATTAATTTGGTTTCTTCCAAAGTTAAAATCCCTGTTTTTTCAGAAGAATGAAGGAGATGGTGGAGTTCTTCTTTTGATAATTCTTTTTCACGTTTTAAGAAAAAGAAAAGGAAATGAGAAATATGCGTTGTGATCATAGTCATCAGACGTAGAGTGGGACCTAAGATTTTTTCTAAAAAGATGATGATTCCAACCACACGTTGTGCAAGTTTTTTATTATAAGAAAGAGCAAGTGTTTTTGGAATAATTTCGCCAATCAAAAGAGTGATTAAAAGAGGAATACTGACTTTCAATAACCAACTAGAATAGCTACCAAAGAGGTTAGCTGCCGTATTTTGAATTAAGATGTTAGAGCCAATATCACAAAAAAGCAGAGTCACAAGAAGATCGCGAGGGCGAGAGAGGATAGAAGCAATCAATTGTTTTCTCTTATCGGAATCATACTTATAGAGTTTTAATTCAGTGGACGAAATAGAGAACAATGCAATCTGAGAAAGCGAAAAAAAACCTGAACTCAATGTAAAAATGAGTAATAGAATGAATGATGAGAGCATCATGGAATTTGAATAAAGTGTACTTTTGTTTGCCCTTCAGGAACTAGACCGATACATTTCATTAATGTGAGTTCAATGAAGCTATCATCTTTTTGACTTGTGATTTGAAGTTTTAAGTCTTCTTGCTTAACTAGTAATTTCTCTTTTTTTTCTTCCAAAGATTGGAGTTTTTTCAAGAGTTTTTTTTCTTCCAAAGCTTTGTGTTGGACAGCCTGATCATAGGTAAAATAACATAAGAAAAAAAAGAGAATCACCCACCATGATTTAAAAACCATCTCGTCAAACAAACGCGATCTTGGTATCGTCTCCAATCTACCTCCCTAGACTGTTGGAATAGTAATTCCAGTCTGCTTTTGATATTTTCCACCTCTTTCTGCATAGGAAACTGTGCAGATGTTTTTCGCTTCAAAAAAGATCACTTGAGCGATTCCTTCATTAGCATATACTTTAGCAGGTAGGGGAGTTGTGTTAGAAATCTCAATAGTGACGTGTCCTTCCCATTCAGGTTCAAAAGGAGTGACATTGACAATGATTCCGCAACGGGCATAAGTCGATTTTCCAAGACAAATAGTTAAAATATTTCTTGGAATTCGAAAATATTCCATGCTGCGTGCAAGAGCAAAAGAATTAGGAGGGATAATGCATGCCTGTGTTTGAATATCAATAAAAGCATCTTCTGTAAAATTCTTAGGATCTACAATAGAGTTATAAACATTTGTAAAAACTTTAAATTCATCTGAGAGACGAATGTCGTATCCATAGCTAGATTGCCCATAGCTTACGATTTTTTCACCATGAGGGTCAAATCTTATAAGTTTTTCAACATAAGGTTCGATCATCTTTTTTTCGATTGCCATCTTTCGGATCCATTGATCTTCTTTGACGCTCATAAGAACTCCATTGTTTGAATAATATATAGCTTTTGAATCAGTTTTTTGCTAGTTTATCTTCTTAATGGAAAAGGAGAAAAATTTTACTAAATCGACTTTTGTCGTAGAGGACCATAATTTTGAAGTTCCTTTGCGCCCTCAGTCACTTGAGGAATTTTTAGGA contains:
- a CDS encoding hemolysin family protein yields the protein MNNGLIWLFVTLFCIAVQGFYSMLEMAIVSFNRVRLQYYVNQGIKRAIWLQYILQKPSRLFGTIMLGVNIALQIGSQSARDFYRMIGLNPDFAPITQIFLVVIFAELAPIFAARRFSEHVIMLGIPIVYATHRLFAPLIWMIGLITRLIHLFFGKKEENFDFFLSREELQKVFESHQEESELNIVVSNIFSLRHKTAAHVMTPLKQVQMIHLNTKISDLYSRLPGLTQKYIPLFHKSRSNIVAIAIPRDFVSLSDHHFIRENARPPWFITSSTKLLPILSQFRQNKQTVAIVLDPNGAAIGMLTLDAILEEIFGHHHPLEERKKRTKDPMIHRTFPGNKKILDLNKEYGTSICSHEVETLAQLMISQLDHKPIEGDTITVGEFELIAEETTLLGIKSITVKTLEN
- a CDS encoding hemolysin family protein — protein: MMLSSFILLLIFTLSSGFFSLSQIALFSISSTELKLYKYDSDKRKQLIASILSRPRDLLVTLLFCDIGSNILIQNTAANLFGSYSSWLLKVSIPLLITLLIGEIIPKTLALSYNKKLAQRVVGIIIFLEKILGPTLRLMTMITTHISHFLFFFLKREKELSKEELHHLLHSSEKTGILTLEETKLIGGYLSLTEYTVKERMHPRDEILYYNISDPINKLISLFIDKECTRVPVCDGDLQNMVGIIGAKKFFLYRKNMSTGKNLIPFLTKPYYVPETILARTLLHQFFYHDVTIGIVVDEYGSISGIITQEDLYEIVVGEITDSRDEKTRYTIAGSNVIITSGKFELSEFEELFRVKLTSENNTVTLGGWLTEKLGDIPKSGTKYQSQGFLFQVLAADPNRVRRIYVRRLKNE
- the dcd gene encoding dCTP deaminase produces the protein MSVKEDQWIRKMAIEKKMIEPYVEKLIRFDPHGEKIVSYGQSSYGYDIRLSDEFKVFTNVYNSIVDPKNFTEDAFIDIQTQACIIPPNSFALARSMEYFRIPRNILTICLGKSTYARCGIIVNVTPFEPEWEGHVTIEISNTTPLPAKVYANEGIAQVIFFEAKNICTVSYAERGGKYQKQTGITIPTV